The Ziziphus jujuba cultivar Dongzao chromosome 1, ASM3175591v1 genome segment aaaaaaaaaaaaaaaattatttttatttttattttttgttattatagaTGAAGAATTCAAATTAGAAATTACCGGATAATAAAATAGTGACTTTGTCACTAGTCTATCATCAAGAAAAgtgaatttgtatttttttttttttttttttttttggactgagaaattaaataataataataatacgccAAATGCTAGGCACTTTTTTGTTTACTCAAATAATTAGTTTACCACTTACTTATAATAACTAGTCAACTTAGTAATATTTTAGGTGATTCTATTCAAACTATATTGTTAACTATAGCCACACTACATGGAAAAGTAAgatgtatctatttttttttctttttcttttttcaatgatttgttttgctttttaatttttattactattacaattattattattattattattattattattattattattattttgtttaccaTCAATGTTTGACTAGAACAATATTATTCTTGGTTACTCATGTCCATATATTTTCTGATTGAACTCTACTAAACTTCATCATTTATTATCTAGTTCAGCTTTGAATATTTTCCCATCATTTAGAAGCTTACAActgaaaattttcaacaatgtccaaaaatttacaattgaacaaattaaaaatatatttttaataaaacattcGGAAGTATctagatttaataaaattaaatctattaaaaaatacaCAACTAAATAATTCAAAGATATTTAGAATCTCAAAAATCAAATAGTTTTGTGGAATTTTCGTGATTATTAGTTTTGCTCAAAAGTGAGatcatcaaaaaaaataaaataaaataaaaaaattccgtGAATTTTCACCACTTTCGGTTTCACCAAAAACTCTTCTAATTTATTGCCCAAATGCAACTATCAGTTTCTATTAGATGGTGTTTGAGTTGTaaaggttttgtgaaaaaactgtaaaggttttgtgaaaaaacTATGGTTCTAGTTTGGTTGAGAAATAGAAATTTAGGATATTttggatattaaaaatattgtataaaattattttttattttttatttgtttaaaaatttttgtgtAAAGAATGAGattgtataaagttttttattacGTTCAAAACAACTTCACTTTTaccttttcattttcaaaaaagatattaagcagaatttttgttattcttttttttttattatttataagaaaatgagtgtttgcaaaattatttttgaaaattattttcaaaaaataaaagataaaagcattttttaagtaaaagaaaagtatgttatttttaaaatttttttttttttgtttatatatatatatatatatatgcatataacaaAATGGCTCTTGGTTGGGAGGTCTGGTTAGGTGGCCATGGTCCTGATCCTAATTTCGATACAAGGGTTTCGAATTTCTAGTTGCGTTTCCTTTGTTTCAAAAGCAATATGTGGTCCAAATTCCAATTTTGATCTAAAAATTTAGAATTCCAGTTTAGCGTTGCGGATGTTGTTGTCATTGTGGGTTCCAGCCACAGTCGGGCAGTCGAACGATCCGGCAATCCAAGGTTTATGTGATACATATAACAGGGCATATGAATATTACTCGGGTACAAGTTAATTTTAATTGAACCATaacttacaaaaaaaataataattaaattatagtacaaaaatatgaaataaatgtaTAACAACgtaatattattgaaatagaatttaaaaaaaaataactcggGCAGGCTACATCCGACTCTCACCTCACTGGGCTCGCACAACGGACTCCTAAATCCATCCCGAGCCTATTcttccacaaaaaaataaaacctcaaAACAATTAAGTCTAAATTGGATATGCtcgtatttaatttgttttctagaatttgattaaaaaaaattagaatttcatTCCAGAATTATATAAAACAACTATTTGTTCCCAGAACGCGACACCATGTTAGCTTCATTACCATTTACCAGCTCACACACGTAATGAAAAgcattgaaaaaaatttaaaataaaaaaaacaattcacaaaccgaagccaaaaaaagaagaaaaaaatttaactgaAACTTTTTAAAAACCATGGGATATTtaactaaaattttttaaaattttgtaaaaagttAGGAGTGTTCAATTTGACAATAGCTTTCAAACACTCTTATATCCTATAGATTTTTAGACATTTTCCATCTTCTTTCTCTACTCCAAAACCGAAGGCTaacaaaaagatttttaaaaaattgttattggATTTCTTTTTCTCCCCTCTTTACTACATGTGCTCGAGagaagaaatattattattttttctttctttcataaaaatgcaacaattgatttatttaatatatagatataccaGACTGCAATCAACTTGTAATTTGGTTTAGAATTGACTTCAGCgactttttcctttatttgttatttatttatttattattgatttacttttgcttaatataaaatttaaaatatccaatacatgtataaatatggaaaaaatatatatataaaatgattatgaattttcattactatttttttagggaaaaaaaaactttccttATCGAggtaacttattattatttcttgatctttttaagaaaatactttTCTTGATATAAGAAATCTAATTATGTTGCTACAAagtctatattatttttaaaagtcaatGAAAGTATATTGGTTTATTAAAATGAAATTCTATAAAAGTTTATGAAAGTATTTCATGATTATGCAAACACTGCAAAAGTCTATAAAAATCtttgaatatcaaaatttataaaagtttataaaaatcttAACAGGGTGTTTAGGCAATGACAAAGTTAGTAGGAATCTAAAATTCTATgggaaagtaaaattttttcttatttgaatgatttttaaaaggaagaattTGTGGGGCtcaatagaaaataaatctcacaatGTGGCAAACTAACATAAAAAGTTAATCCCCTCAAATAGATGTTATTCTAAAATTCTccagaaaaattagttttacttttttttaaaatacaattttatcttttaattttaatacataaacttatttaattacttgtaagtcctatattattttattattaaccaaatattataaaaaaatcctaagaaatttatttatgtgaAATTTAATCCCAAAAAACTGATTATCGGGAATCAGTTTCCTTCAATATTTTCCCTTCTATCAAATAAACCGTTAATAACTTTATAAACTTTACATAAAAGTCTATAAAAATCTATTGACTCAACAAAAGTTAGTCatctaagggaaaaaaaaaaaaatggatttttaaaatccatattAACATCTCCTTATAATgcaagtcaaaaaaaaaaaaaaaaaaggttcaacgGCCATTATTGCatcaaacataataataataataataataaaactatcgAAAATGTTAATATCCTATAATTCCTATTAATAGCTATTAAAATTGCTtaccaattacaaatataatattaataagttgAGCCAACAAAGTATAAAATGAGAAGTGCGGGAAAGTAGTTCTCGTATAGAGAGATGGGAACAGCGTGGTCACAAGATGGGGCTTCTCAGTCGGAGGCAAGTGGACAGCAGAAACAACAATCAGCAACAGAGCCTCATCCATCAACATACACAGTCAAGGGTGCTTACAATACAGTGGAAGTAAAGCCAAGTGATAATGTAGACAAGACAGTGGTGAAGCCAACAGAACAGAAAATCCCTCATAACTTTCAAGCCATTTTGAAAGATGCAAACGGCTTCCGTATGGACAAGTCTTCCACGGAAGAGAAGTTCGGCCAGCTACGAGCTGGCATACTCTTGAACCAAAAGAGAAAGGCAAGTCTATGTTTTTCATATCCAGCTTAAcgtttattttttctatcaaaTAGAAAATCTCCTGTATCCGTGTGTCTGTTGCGTACGTTTATTtttacttcaaaaaaataaaaaaataaaaaaatcatatacgCACACACACGCAAAAAGGACAAAGTTAACATCAGTAGCACAATTTTATGGCAGAAATATTGGGTTGATAAGAACTTCAACAACTGCTTTATGTTGTATTCAAGGGATCTTTCAATTTGTTGGGTTGACGATTGTCGGTACTGGCAATGGACCAGTGTGAAAGAAACGAGGTATGTCCAAAATAAGCTTCACTTTTAAAGCTAATTAAAATCTGAAGCCTGAACTAATCAATCATGCAATATTTCAAAGTGTGCACTATCAGTCTCCCTCTCACTACCATACTTTGATGCAGCGATGAGTTCGTTGATGTGGCCGAACTGTTGAACGTATGTTGGCTGGAAATTAATGGAAAATTTGATACTGCTGAGCTCTCACCAGGAATTTTGTATGAAGTGGCATATGTGGTGATGCTGAAAGATCCAGCTTATGGATGGGAAGTTCCAGTAAACATCAGACTCACTCTCCCAGATGGAAGCAAGCAAGAAAACAAAGTAAATTTGATGGAAAAGGTAAGGGGACAATGGATCAAGATTCCAGTAGGTGAATTCAAAACACCAGTCCAAAAACATGGGGAAATCGAGTTCTCAATGTACGAATATGTTGATGGAAAATGGAAGAGAGGGCTTTGCATCAAGGGAGTCACAATTCAGCCAAAGAACtgaattccacaataatcaatACTTCACGGGCCAgttggaaaaatataatatttagatttttatttggaaCGAAAAGTGAGTTTGAATGTACAATAAATAATTGCAACAAAgcaaatggaagaaaaattcaaattttggttttagCCAATACCTTATTCATCAACCGCACAGTCCTACTGTTGATCGTAATTAACAAACCGGCTTATGGAAACGTAAACAAAACAAGCAACTAAGGCGTTGTTTGGCAATACCCtagttttatgtttttggtttttctcttCTTGATTATGCATAATTTGTTTACTTAATATGTTAGTGTTACTTATAGTTTGTAAGGTATTTCAATCAGTTACAAACTTGAGGATAAAAAAGTATCAAattaaacacaacataaacaATTATTGGTTTTCGgtatttggttttgattttttagttttttttttttcccatttataTTACATAATTTGTAGTTAAATAAGATGCCTAACAAACTTTCATTTCCATTACTCCACACTATCAAGTGTTTGAAGTTTACAAATTATACGAAATGAAGcagaaaccaaaaaccaaaaagaaattaCGAACGCATTACCAAATGcttaccaaaatataaatttcggCACATGATATTTACAGAATCAAACGAGTAGGgtatttgccccaaaaaaaaaaaaaaaaaaatttaaataataaaaaaaccgaAGGAATAGGTTTTTAGAGGTAAAAAGAGGCAACTTATGTATTCCATCATGAGTTCAGCTGGAAAAGGTTAAGGTTACTGGTTAGAGGATTAAGACTGGGAtcaaactttcaaattaaaataacttCCTCCCCCTCTCCCCCCCACCCATAAATTAAGCGtataataaacatataatttttaacttCATTAGAAGCTGATGATGCCCAAAAGGAAACCAAGAACTGATAATTCGTCACAAATGCAAAATCGTGAAATTTGTCTTGAAAAGCAATTTCATTTCTTTCGAGTCAAATAACCCATGGATGGAAGTCCATGTGTATGCATTTTTCACAGCtataataaattcacaaatatccTTTCACAAACAGGTGCTTTTTAGGGAAAAAATTGTTCTATTTGAAGAGCTAAACTTAATCTTGACccacattttataaatttcatctCTTAGGAAAAAATACACATTCAAGTAACATCAAAACCATAGACCCTGTGATTGTATCAAGAACCTCCATAAGTTTTATTCATTCTCAATTATATTGCAAGAGCTTAAAAGAGGTAGATAGACTTATAGGAAGAGAGATTATTGGAATATAAACCATTGTCTTGATTCTCTTGAATGGAACATTTATTTATGATTGTGGTCCTGACTACTTTCCCCAGCTTTTGTAACTTAggctgataaaaaaaaaaattccaaaaagatCAATTCTATGAGATTCCAATGCCTTATACAGACACCATCTTTGTTACTTTTATTCCCACTCCACTAAATAGCATCATATAGATTCTTCAATACCAaaacagaatattttttttttgttttaaggaaaggacaaaagaaaaaaaaaattttgcttctctttttttttactagAGTCGTAGAATTCAAACTAGAAATCTTCCCTCAAGAAAATAGTGCTTTTGAGTAAGTAatttagaacaaaaaagaaCCTGAATCCTTCGCTTGGTTTTTCTAAGTGCTTATTTAtacttgtttttaaatattaaccaTTATTTTCAACTTTATCTAATTTAAAGTTACTATTGATGCTACATCATTTAAATGACACATAGTTTCCACATGACCATTAAAACCCAATAATATTCACACACGTGACTTTTATTtattcggttttttttttttcctttggctttTTTGTGTTCTACATCCTCTTGGTTTCACCATCCGTTCTGCTTGTGTGTGTTTGGAAACTCACAAGCCTCCAAAATCTTCAATTACTTTCGAAAAGGGACGTATTTGATTAGGAGTGTAATGGACTTTAAAGGAGTTAATGTGTTAAATAGAATTGATGGACTTTTTTAGAATTCTATAGACTCCATATGgagtttatcaaaattatacatAGAATTTAATGGAGTTTATGGGACTTGTATTATAGACATTAATACACTTCGATGGaattttgatgattttcttttctatatcttattttaatattttgatgaaaaatataatttattttagtaaaaCAACTATACcataagcataattttttttttactattatctttatttatttatttttatcacacCATAAGCATTGTTGAACATTTATGATGTCaggaaaattaacaaaatattaacaaataggcAAAAACCATATACATGAATATCAAACTATAATGATATCAtccttgaaatattttataaaaaaatgaaaaataaaatgaagagaACACAAACATGATGAATTaaagtattaaaataaaattagataaat includes the following:
- the LOC132799147 gene encoding lectin-like, producing MGTAWSQDGASQSEASGQQKQQSATEPHPSTYTVKGAYNTVEVKPSDNVDKTVVKPTEQKIPHNFQAILKDANGFRMDKSSTEEKFGQLRAGILLNQKRKKYWVDKNFNNCFMLYSRDLSICWVDDCRYWQWTSVKETSDEFVDVAELLNVCWLEINGKFDTAELSPGILYEVAYVVMLKDPAYGWEVPVNIRLTLPDGSKQENKVNLMEKVRGQWIKIPVGEFKTPVQKHGEIEFSMYEYVDGKWKRGLCIKGVTIQPKN